DNA sequence from the Prunus dulcis unplaced genomic scaffold, ALMONDv2, whole genome shotgun sequence genome:
AAACTAGAAAATACTGAAATGAGCAATCAACATAAGAATAAACGGTGAAAATATGTACATCAGAGGCGTCACTGATGAACTCACAAAGAAAGATCTCCTTGTTGCTGTAAAAGGTGTTGATGATCAAACTCAGAAGCTGGTTGCTCTCATGGATCAAGACCTGAGTCCACCTTCTGAGTTGTAAAATGACTTTACCAAGTTCGGCGTATCTCGCTGTTCAAAGAAGAGCTTCTTCAATGGCGGCTGcaaaaaggaagaggaagcgGCAGCCCTTTTGGCTATGGAAAAATCATCGTCGTCAGCATCGGCGAACAAGAGATCTAGGTTGAAAATTGGGAACACAGGATGGATTTGGCCATTTTGGAATATATTGTCGGTGGAAAtcgtcttcatcttctttcttctcgCAATCACCACCGGCGTCGGTGTTCTGAACACCTACGCCCCTGCAATTGACACCTCAAATCTATAGAGTAGCCACATAACTCAATGAGCTTAACCATTAGCTCTGTtcatattgaaaaaattagaaattagcACCAAATTCAACGAAGAAACTGAAACTAAGTAGAAATTCAAGTAAATTTagcaaaaatcaaaaggaaaataacaaattgaagCAGATGGAACAAACCTACAAAGGAAATAGAGGCATCGGCTGCGAGAACACGTCTGAGGCCACCTATGTAACGGAGATTGTCGTCGGTCTTGTGTTGGTCTATGGCTTTGAGACTGTTTGGTTTACTTTGAAGGCATAGAGAGGGAAGAAGGGAGAGAACAGAGCATATATGGTGGTTTGAAGCAGGAGAGGGGCTTGAGGCTTCAAACCTGAGGGAGGCTTCAAACGAGAtccaaaactaatttaatgctAAAAAGGGTAATAAAGATATTTcatcttattaattaaattaaaaaatatacaattgttgatttttgggtttattttgggtgtgtttctatgttttaaatagtgtagggtatatttatagttttatgtCTAGGAATGGGTGTTTCactaattttgtaaaaatagaaaagcaaACCTTCACTTTCAGTGGCGCCTTTCCTGCCATTCAATGAGACTGAACTAAAAACTCTCCTCAGATATTTTGAGACTCCACACTTGTTATTCTTCTACTTCTGCTTCTTCTCTAGTGCTCTGCAAGAACCCAACATTCAGCTTCAAatagaaggagagagagatagagatgTATACAACTTGCTAAACAGAGTATCAAAATAGTATCTGGAGAAAGGTTTCTGGTTTCAAGTTCATTGTATTTCTTTGTGTAACTTACAACAGAATTTATACAAGGAGAAAGCTTGCTATTCAAGCTCAATATTAATTACAAGTAGGTAGATGGTAGCTGGTTTTGAGCTCCTAATCCTAGAGATTTTGCAGCAGCAGCCTCCCAAAGTCAAGCCAACCTCATTAATGCACCCACCTCATTAATGGAGCCAACCTCATTAATGCTACTAGCTAACACTCCCAAAGTTGGTGCAAAAATATCACgcatgcccaacttgtcaaTGAGTAATAGAAAACTTTATTGGATTGGACCTTTATCCGAATATCAGTAAGTTGATTTTATGAGTTTACGAACGGAAATTTAATGACACCATTTTCTAATTCTTCTTTGATGAAATGCCGGCCAATTGTACCGGATTATGTGTTATCTCAATAGCAGCTTTATTATCACAATACAGGTTTATGGTTTCCATCTGTTTCAATTTGAGATATTTTAGTAATCTTCGTAACCAGGGCAATGCACACACTATTCATTCATCAGATACGTCTTCTTCCGCGATCCATTTCATGTCAACTCTAATTAGTTATCAAAAGGCCTACTTTACAAAGGGAACGTCGTTTCCCGGGAACCTTGCAACCTTGCGGTTCCCGGTAACCTTCGTCACCCTCAGCATTTGGTACTCTCTTGATAGCTTCAATAGTTCACAGAATTTGGTGTAATGAACCGCAAGCCCGCCCTTAAGAAAGAGAGACATAATAATAAAGGCTTGGTTGCGGGAACCGACGGTGACGAAGGCTACCGACTTTCGGTGGACGCGGAGCCAACAAGTTCAGTCGAACAGCGTAACGAGTCTAAGGTTACAGAAGTGCTCGCCAACTTTGTTTGATAGGCATAGCATTGCAAGCAAATAGAGTGGAGAGCTTACCGTTTGTTTCTATTAGAGTCGTGAGCTTGTTGTAGTCGGTCCTAAAAGGAGAACCTTGCTGCTTACTTGCTATATCTCCGCGTCCTTGCACGGCTCGGCTCGTTCTTAGAGCCCTGCCTCTCCCCCCCTCTCCTCGTTCTACCGTCCAAAATAGCCCTAGTCTGACTCATCTCCCGGGGGAGAAGGGAAAGCAGGAGCGGTAGAAGAATAAGTAAAGGGAGTTTTTGCTCCCGTTAAAGGAAGTGATCTGACTCTTTCAGAAAGACGGAACTCCGAgtgaacaaaacaaagaaccAGACTGAGACTGACTTACATTCCTTCAGTAGGGGATAAAAAGTTGATTAGCTTTCGTTAACAGAGATGAAAAGCATAAAATCCAAATCTGAGATCTTGAGAGATCGAATCATAGCAATGTAAAGTAGCCCTGGGCTGAGACGTGACCTCTTCTCC
Encoded proteins:
- the LOC117613748 gene encoding uncharacterized protein LOC117613748 — protein: MKTISTDNIFQNGQIHPVFPIFNLDLLFADADDDDFSIAKRAAASSSFLQPPLKKLFFEQRDTPNLPKQIHEIKDFLLTARRKDAHSIKIKRSKDAVKFKVRCSKYLYTLCVFDSEKADKLKQSLPP